The following coding sequences lie in one Oscillatoria salina IIICB1 genomic window:
- a CDS encoding phthiocerol/phthiodiolone dimycocerosyl transferase family protein — MTNRKLVSIEQGMEILNQVASSFNIVTISRIKGFFSGEILRQALDLLQSRHERLNYHIVGSSDNLSFEKEGTQTIPLRVVEKLHERDWQEIVYSEQNEKIASSQCLMRVVLVLDREEKEISHLITTIHHAIADGFSNIYLHQEILTYCDKISCGEEILSVSRLPALPPVTELIAKSSELPDKLRSLLLILQLQWKRIWYRPQSLEIEKSVAFESRRSQVIFAELDAQITEKLVAICRKEKTSVQGALCAAMLLAVARKINIKNKSSAYFTCQSYVDLRDRLQPPLSKEHLAALIAPATTFHLLKPETSFWHLAREVKENLEKQIQRGDIFLIMPVLRQMVEFFLAHPQEVPVSIGVSNLGRLNISQNYRLFELEAIRFLPAQAAYSGIFTATVNTFAGKMLLNFPYSEPSLSHETMETIVNSTLSILVAACEEKPELAVVR; from the coding sequence ATGACTAACCGAAAACTTGTCTCAATCGAGCAAGGAATGGAAATTTTAAATCAGGTTGCAAGTTCGTTTAATATAGTAACAATTAGTCGGATTAAAGGATTTTTTAGTGGCGAAATTCTCAGACAAGCTCTCGATCTTCTACAAAGTCGCCACGAAAGGCTTAATTATCATATTGTTGGCTCCTCAGATAATCTTTCTTTTGAAAAAGAAGGAACGCAAACAATTCCTTTGCGAGTGGTAGAAAAATTACACGAAAGAGATTGGCAAGAAATAGTTTATAGCGAACAAAATGAGAAAATAGCTAGTAGTCAATGTTTAATGCGAGTAGTATTAGTTTTAGATCGTGAAGAAAAGGAAATCAGTCATTTAATTACTACGATACATCACGCGATCGCCGACGGATTCTCGAACATTTACTTACATCAAGAAATCCTGACATACTGTGATAAAATTAGTTGTGGTGAAGAAATTCTTTCTGTTTCTCGTTTACCCGCACTACCACCAGTCACAGAATTAATCGCCAAATCATCAGAATTACCAGATAAACTCAGATCGCTGTTATTAATTTTACAATTGCAATGGAAACGAATTTGGTATCGTCCCCAAAGTCTAGAAATTGAAAAGTCTGTTGCTTTTGAGTCACGTCGTAGCCAAGTAATTTTTGCCGAATTAGACGCCCAAATAACCGAAAAATTAGTAGCAATTTGTCGAAAAGAAAAAACCAGCGTACAAGGTGCATTATGTGCGGCGATGCTGTTAGCAGTAGCCAGAAAAATTAACATCAAAAATAAGTCAAGCGCCTATTTTACTTGTCAGTCATACGTGGATTTACGCGATCGCTTGCAACCTCCACTGAGTAAAGAACATTTAGCAGCGTTAATTGCACCAGCAACCACCTTTCACTTACTCAAACCAGAGACATCATTTTGGCACTTAGCGCGGGAAGTAAAAGAAAACCTAGAAAAACAGATTCAACGAGGCGATATCTTCTTAATTATGCCAGTCTTGAGGCAAATGGTCGAGTTTTTTCTTGCTCATCCTCAAGAAGTCCCCGTCAGCATTGGAGTTTCCAACCTCGGCAGATTAAATATTAGCCAAAACTACCGACTATTTGAGTTAGAAGCAATTCGTTTTCTACCAGCCCAAGCAGCCTATAGCGGAATTTTCACCGCTACTGTCAACACCTTTGCAGGTAAAATGCTCTTAAATTTTCCTTATTCCGAACCTTCCCTAAGTCACGAGACGATGGAAACTATCGTCAATAGTACCCTGTCTATTTTAGTAGCGGCGTGCGAAGAAAAGCCCGAACTAGCTGTAGTTAGATAA
- a CDS encoding O-linked N-acetylglucosamine transferase family protein — MTNTQKLEINSRELLNLYLQKDYNLLSENLIGILEHFENITYFELGADAQYFINVFVKNFLYLFTQPDYFLNEKHAARFIRLNTTIANLVAMSSFQTTDASLEVLKSQPHNFAKILALYSARNTVRIEPQILFQAYPSFACLWYSHFCELYRSALVNKKAYQNLREHLTFIDEKLTDFHNIADVYYGATFIGASRDRQLKQQLNSSIRKSPFARNVTIANNPNAKKIAIITAKWFPENPVYQVLSLFVESLAADYELTLIHLGTPRENLATAVFKEVKYVDFKDGSLNLEQIRENDFMAVFYPDMGLSAESILLSNLRLAPIQICGHGFPVSTYGSQVDYFISGADVEISEGAEENYSERLVLLPGLGIINQPPNYEPKNPAKKNKEFIINCSWSSEKVNYPMLSLLSEIIRQSKRKIFFRFFTSGVDTLARKNGFIPFKQDLESLLGKDRFEIIPAKPYEEYMELMELGDISLDSYHFGGYNTVKESLYLRQPIVTFEGNKWYNRIGSQMLRAIGLEELIATSAREYMRLTLRLIHEDPYRTIIQQKLHQVNLDETIFSSESKIYLKKAIDLLIEKHSQLQAENSQKPIKIG; from the coding sequence ATGACAAATACCCAAAAATTAGAAATAAATTCGCGAGAACTGCTTAATCTCTATCTTCAGAAAGATTACAATCTCCTTTCGGAAAATTTAATCGGTATTCTCGAACATTTTGAAAATATTACCTACTTTGAACTCGGAGCAGATGCACAGTATTTTATCAATGTTTTTGTCAAGAATTTTTTATACTTATTTACTCAGCCGGATTACTTTCTGAATGAAAAACACGCAGCGAGATTTATTCGCTTGAATACGACAATTGCTAATTTAGTAGCTATGTCGAGTTTTCAGACAACCGATGCTTCTCTGGAAGTATTAAAAAGTCAGCCTCACAACTTCGCAAAAATTTTAGCTTTATACTCGGCTCGCAATACAGTGAGGATCGAGCCGCAAATTTTATTTCAAGCCTATCCTAGTTTTGCTTGTCTGTGGTATTCGCATTTCTGCGAACTTTATCGCTCGGCTTTAGTTAACAAAAAAGCTTATCAAAATCTCCGGGAACATTTGACATTCATCGATGAAAAATTAACAGATTTTCATAACATTGCCGACGTTTACTATGGAGCAACATTTATTGGAGCTTCGCGCGATCGCCAGCTCAAGCAGCAGCTTAATAGTTCGATCAGAAAAAGTCCTTTCGCTAGAAATGTCACGATTGCTAACAATCCTAATGCGAAAAAAATTGCCATTATTACCGCCAAATGGTTTCCGGAAAATCCAGTTTATCAGGTTCTTTCTTTATTTGTAGAATCTTTAGCCGCAGATTATGAACTTACTTTAATTCACTTAGGTACGCCAAGGGAAAATTTAGCTACGGCTGTGTTTAAAGAAGTTAAATATGTAGACTTTAAAGATGGTTCATTAAATCTAGAGCAAATTCGGGAAAATGACTTTATGGCAGTATTTTATCCGGATATGGGGCTGAGTGCAGAAAGTATTTTACTTTCCAATTTAAGACTTGCTCCCATCCAAATTTGCGGTCATGGTTTTCCGGTAAGTACCTATGGTTCGCAAGTCGATTATTTTATCAGTGGAGCAGATGTAGAAATTTCTGAAGGTGCAGAAGAAAACTATTCCGAAAGATTAGTGTTGTTACCAGGTTTGGGAATTATTAATCAACCACCCAACTACGAGCCGAAAAATCCAGCTAAAAAGAACAAAGAATTTATCATCAATTGTTCTTGGTCATCAGAAAAAGTTAATTATCCGATGCTGTCGTTATTAAGTGAAATTATCCGCCAGTCAAAAAGAAAAATTTTCTTTCGCTTTTTTACAAGTGGTGTCGATACCCTGGCTCGAAAAAATGGTTTTATTCCCTTTAAACAAGACTTGGAATCCTTGTTAGGAAAAGACCGCTTTGAGATTATTCCCGCTAAACCTTATGAAGAGTATATGGAGTTGATGGAGTTAGGAGATATTAGTCTCGACTCCTACCATTTTGGCGGTTATAATACCGTGAAAGAAAGCTTGTATTTGCGTCAGCCAATTGTGACTTTTGAAGGTAATAAATGGTACAATCGGATTGGTTCGCAAATGCTGAGAGCGATTGGTTTAGAAGAATTGATTGCTACAAGTGCGCGAGAATATATGCGCTTGACTTTAAGATTAATTCATGAAGATCCTTATCGGACTATTATTCAGCAAAAACTGCATCAAGTTAATTTAGACGAGACAATTTTTAGTAGCGAGAGCAAAATTTACTTGAAAAAAGCGATTGATTTGCTGATTGAAAAGCACTCGCAGCTACAAGCAGAAAACTCGCAAAAACCAATTAAAATTGGATAG